The Alnus glutinosa chromosome 7, dhAlnGlut1.1, whole genome shotgun sequence genome includes a region encoding these proteins:
- the LOC133872765 gene encoding glycine--tRNA ligase, mitochondrial 1 → MDTSEDILRKAMAEKQTALEAQGNAVRTMKAAGATKQEIDAAIEALNGLKLEKASIERQLQAAVSGSEGSLNREAFRQAVVNTLERRLFYIPSFKIYRGVAGLYDYGPPGCAVKSNVLAFWRQHFVLEENMLEVDCPCVTPEIVLKASGHVEKFTDLMVKDEKTGTCYRADHLLKDFCNEKLQKDLSISPEKAAELKRVLAVLDDLSSEELGSKIKEYGITAPDTKNPLSDPYPFNLMFQTSIGPSGLSPGYMRPETAQGIFVNFKDLYYYNGNRLPFAAAQIGQAFRNEISPRQGLLRVREFTLAEIEHFVDPENKAHPKFSEVANLEFLMFPREEQMSGHSAKRIPLGEAVSRGIVNNETLGYFIGRVYLFLTRLGIDKNRLRFRQHLANEMAHYAADCWDAEIECSYGWIECVGIADRSAYDLRAHSEKSGVPLVAQEKFLEPREVEKLVITPVKKELGLAFKGNQKMVVEALEVMNEKEAFEMKDTLESKGEMEFYVCTLEKNVTIKKNMVAISREIKKEHQRVFTPSVIEPSFGIGRIIFCLFEHSFYLRPSKAGDEQLNVFRFPPLVAPIKCTVFPLVQNQKYEEVAKVISQSLTSAGISHKIDITGTSIGKRYARTDELGVPFAITVDSTSSVTIRERDSKDQVRVNVEEAATVVKDVTEGRRTWADVWSTFPHQSSGSADE, encoded by the exons ATGGACACCTCTGAGGACATTCTCCGGAAAGCCATGGCTGAGAAGCAAACAGCCTTGGAAGCCCAAGGCAACGCCGTCCGGACAATGAAAGCCGCTGGTGCTACCAAGCAGGAGATCGACGCTGCAATCGAAGCTCTGAACGGGTTGAAGCTCGAGAAGGCTTCAATCGAGAGGCAGCTCCAAGCTGCCGTCAGTGGCAGCGAGGGCTCGCTCAATAGGGAAGCTTTCCGTCAAGCGGTGGTGAACACTCTGGAACGGCGTTTGTTCTATATTCCGTCGTTCAAAATCTATCGTGGAGTTGCTGGGCTTTACGATTATGGCCCGCCGGGTTGTGCCGTAAAGTCTAACGTCCTCGCTTTCTGGCGCCAG CATTTTGTGCTCGAGGAGAACATGCTTGAAGTGGACTGCCCTTGTGTCACACCGGAGATAGTTCTAAAGGCATCCGGTCACGTTGAAAAATTCACAGACCTTATGGTCAAGGACGAGAAAACTGGGACATGTTACCGTGCAGACCACTTGCTAAAGGACTTTTGCAACGAGAAGCTACAGAAAGACCTCAGCATTAGTCCAGAGAAGGCAGCAGAGCTAAAACGGGTACTAGCAGTCTTGGACGATCTCTCGTCCGAAGAGCTGGGTTCAAAGATCAAGGAGTATGGAATTACAGCTCCTGACACAAAGAATCCGCTCTCTGATCCTTACCCTTTCAACTTAATGTTTCAAACCTCAATAGGCCCATCTGGCTTGAGTCCTGG GTATATGCGTCCTGAAACTGCGCAAGGcatatttgttaattttaagGACTTGTACTATTACAATGGGAACAGGCTACCCTTTGCTGCAGCTCAAATTGGTCAGGCTTTCAGAAATGAG ATATCTCCGCGCCAAGGCCTTTTGAGAGTCCGTGAGTTCACACTAGCAGAGATTGAGCACTTTGTTGATCCTGAAAACAAGGCCCACCCAAAATTTTCAGAAGTTGCCAACTTGGAGTTTCTGATGTTCCCAAGGGAAGAACAGATGTCTGGCCATTCTGCAAAGAGAATTCCACTGGGTGAAGCAGTTTCAAGG GGGATTGTCAACAACGAAACTCTTGGGTACTTCATTGGGAGAGTATATCTGTTCTTAACTCGCCTTGGTATAGACAAAAACCGTTTACGGTTCCGGCAGCATCTTGCCAATGAAATGGCCCACTATGCCGCCGACTGTTGGGATGCTGAGATTGAGTGTTCCTATGGGTGGATTGAATGTGTTGGTATTGCAGATAGGTCTGCATATGACTTGCGTGCTCACTCG GAGAAAAGTGGTGTCCCTCTTGTGGCTCAGGAAAAATTCCTGGAACCCAGAGAAGTGGAG AAACTAGTTATCACTCCAGTGAAAAAAGAGCTGGGCCTTGCATTCAAAGGGAACCAAAAGATGGTGGTTGAAGCTTTGGAG GTAATGAATGAAAAAGAAGCTTTCGAAATGAAGGACACTTTAGAATCCAAGGGAGAGATGGAGTTCTATGTGTGTACTCTTGAAAAAAACGTAACTATTAAGAAGAACATGGTGGCAATTTCAAGAGAGATAAAGAAAGAACACCAGAGAGTTTTCACACCATCTGTAATCGAGCCTTCTTTTGGCATTGGAAGGATAATATTTTGCCTCTTTGAACATTCTTTCTACCTGAGGCCAAGTAAAGCCGGGGATGAACAGCTAAATGTGTTCCGTTTTCCGCCTCTTGTAGCACCTATAAAATGCACAGTTTTCCCACTTGTTCAGAATCAAAAGTATGAGGAGGTGGCAAAAGTGATTTCTCAATCATTGACTTCAGCTGGAATATCACATAAGATAGACATTACAG GGACCTCAATTGGTAAACGATATGCAAGAACCGATGAACTTGGTGTACCCTTTGCAATCACTGTTGATTCAACATCCTCGGTGACAATCCGGGAGAGGGACAGCAAGGATCAAGTTCGTGTTAATGTGGAAGAGGCAGCAACAGTTGTTAAGGATGTAACCGAAGGAAGGAGGACGTGGGCTGATGTGTGGTCGACTTTTCCCCATCAGTCCTCTGGATCTGCAGATGAGTGA